GCTTCTCCGCGGCTCCcagccggggctgggctgggcatcTGATGGGAGCACacatccctggagctgctggagtccCCCGGTCCCCGGGTCTGGAGGGTTGGGAGGATGTGTGTCCACGCCTGAGCTgcctctgtctgtctgtctgtcctctCGGGAACGGGCAGCAGGAgtttcccagagctgctgggccctggcacaggattaTCAGGGAGCTGGGGGCAGGAAGGAAtctctggcacagcagccccagccgTGGCTTGATCCAACACCaggaataataaataaataaataaataaataaataaataaataaataaataaataaataaataaataaataaataaataaataaatataaaaataaaaataaaaataaaaataaaaactaaaaataaaaataaaattaaacatataataacaacaataacaataacaataacaataacaataacaataacaataacaacaacaacaacaataataataataataataataataataataataataataataataataataataataataataataataataataataataatatcagtttcccagcaccctctgctgtgttttcctggaCCCATCCTCCACTGCAAAACCGAACTGCAGCTAATCAGCTCCCACGGGATTTGGAGCGATAAATTCCCAACCCAATGCCAAGTTTTTCCAGGAAGCCTCACGGCAGgagccccctgcctgccaggatgCCGCCAGGGCCGGGATTCACACCTGCAGGAGCTCGGGCTCATCCCTGCAGCGTGTCCTTGCTTGGAGCAGCGCACTGGGCTTGCTGCAGTGCCCCTGAGACTGAGCCTTCTGAAGGTTTTGTATTAAAATAGCCGAAAAAACTgcggaaaaatgggaattttgtttgctttaaacCCAGCTGCTGCCAACGAGCTGCTCGTAGCATCCCTTTGGTCCCAAAGGTGGGTGCAACCAGGAGAGGAGCTTTCTTTGGGATTCTGCTGCCACGGAGCTCTCCTTggagctcctgtccctgcaccaggaaggggcaccccaaaaccaggaaaacagggaaatttGCCCAGGGAAACAGAGCTCAGGGAAAAAAGTAAATGCATAGACATCTCCTGGTATTTATTCCACCGGTTATAACAGTACCATGGCACGGGGACAGCACAGGAGGTGAGGGACACTCAACCGAGCACGGCACGACTACAGCACGACGAGCGGGAGACGGGGAGATGTTCCCTCGTGGCTTTGTTCTTCTCCTGGCAGGAACAAGGACAGGATGCCACCCCAGGAGAGGGATGCCAGGGCTCAGCTCGGCAACAGGGAGGGCTTTTGTCCCTCTCTGGTGTCAATTCGGGCTTCAGCACCCCCCTTCCCACAGGGATCGGATGGCAGGTCCGTCCCGGCTGCCTCCTCCCGAGGGCCCTCAAGGGCGCAGGGGTTGGTGTtcctggcagggatgggatggcGTTCCTCGCCTgatggggatgggatgtggggaggGAGGTGTTCCACACCCTGCCTCGTCCTTGCCAGGCAAATCAGAGCCTCCTGTGCATTTCTAGGAGGCTGAGTGGAAACGCAGAGGCAGAGCCGCAGCGTGAGGCCACCACTCCGAGGTCAACCACACTCCAAGGTCAACCACAATCCAAGGTCAACCACACTCCAAGGCCACTCTCCTTCCCTGCAACCCcccggctctggctgtggaCTCCCCCAGCTCGGGCACGGGAGGAGGCCTTGGGGTACGGGGGGGACATGCTGGCTCTTGGCTCTAACCTCAGCCCGGGGAACGAAACGAAAGCCACACATCAGGGAATCTGGGTCAGGGACTCGAGGGGTCACACAGCTCAGGAGGAGCCGAGTGACACACGGCAAGGGTGACAACGTGGCTGGGGTCCCcgctgcaggcagcagccccCGCCAGACCCGGCGTTGCgtcccctccctgctcagccccgTCACATCACGGAGCACTTCTCCGCCGATTGCTTCAGGTCCTCTAGCGTGGCCGAAGCTTTGTCCTTCAAGGAATCAAGGTCCAGGTTCTGGATGTTGCTGAGCTGGCCGATCACCGagttcttctcctcctcctcctcgttgTCCTGCTCGATCATCTTGGCCAGCTCCTTGGGCAGCTCCACGTCACCTCCCACCAGCTGGATCTGGTTGTCATCCGTTTCGTTCTGGAAGGGGCCGGGAGAGAGTCAGGAGGGGGGATGGCACAGCGGGAAGGGGCTTCTGGAAGCATCGCAGGAGGGGCTTTGAGCTGGCTTCCCACTGAAAGGACCATGTGGGAAGGTCCCTGGGGGTGAGGGTGGGATGCTGATGCAGCCTGAGGAGAGCCTGGGCACCCACAGCGAGGGCAGGGATGGAAACCCACGCGCAGCACCAGCACAGACTGGTTTGCAGCTCGCCTTGCGGGGGGTTAGGCACATAATTAAACCAGACTTCTGCTTAACGACTGCTCCCACCGGCAGCCGGGATCGGCTCCGAGCCGGGAGCCACCGGGAGACTCGGGATGAGGCAGCCCGGCTGCCAAGCGGGATCAGGGATGAGCAGAAGAAACTTGTCAAAAGATGAGAAGGGACATCTTAACCACAAGAAGCAGTGAAAGGATGGTGGGGCAGATCCAAATAAATCCCACTTTCTCCTggagaataataataataaaaaaaaaatctccatcttttctttctctgacttTTCTGGCTTTTGGCAGGGGGTAAAAGAATTTCTCCAGCTGTTTATTTCCTGGATATAAAAGGGGGGTGGGAAGCAGGGGGGTGAATCCAGGCTGGCTGAACAACACCAAACAATCAGAGCAATCTCACTTGGCTTAGCTGACCCTTTGGAACTAATATTAGCCCGGCTCCAATTTGGAGTATTCACCACTGAGCGACTCTTCCTGAATAAAGGGTGGGTTTGGAGGCAGAAGAGCTTGTGACAATTCCAAGAAAGGCTGAATTATCCCTTGATTAAATTGTTTTCAGTGAATCGTTCATTGTGCGGAAATTCCAAAATCGGAGTTTAGGTGGGGGACGTTCGCCAAATAATCCGAGGAGAGGAGCTGGCTAATCCAGCCAGGAAGGTGCAAGCCTGGCTgcactcccagctccagggagtCTGGGGTGAAGGTGCTTTTCCCTCACCCAGCTGGATTTAGGGGACAAAAGCGAGTGACGGGGAGATCAAGCAAGGGTGGGAGTCCACTGTCTCAGGCTGGTGGTCTGTGGTGCTcagggggaaggaaagggggcaaaatttggggagaaGGATGGTTTTGAGGGGAATTTATTTGCCTTTGGGCGTTTGAGGCTCAAACCCCAGCCAGCCAAGGGGGTCCTTGTCCCTTCTGCTCACTCCAGAGCTCCATCTGGAGCTTGGCTCCCGCTGTGGCCCCGTTCCCAGCGCCGCCGTACCTTGGGGAGTCTGTACTTGTCTCGGAAGTGGGACCTGACCGTGGCTCTCTCCGCCTTGCGCTGGGCAAACTGGGCATCTCTCTCCATCCTGCGAAGCACACGGGGCACTTACCAACAGCCCCTGCCCCCCATCCCTGGGTTTGCACTCCCCCCAACCTCAGCACCCccattttttctgaaaaaccCCACTTTCCCACAATTTCCTccccccagctcagcctggaAGGAGAAAACAACCCCATCTCCCGGGCGAGGAAGAGGATTAAGGGATTAGGGGGCTCATTAAACCCCCTCACggtcctgctgtccccagcgcCGGCTGCCCCATCTCGCATGGGATGTGGGAGCGCAGCGGGAGCATCCCCTTCCCTCGGGGCCCCCGGTTCCAGCCCgtgccggtgcccggtgcccggtgcccggtgcccggtgcccggcgCCGCCCGCACTCACTTCTCCTCCACCAGCTGCCGCTGGTACTCCTCATACTCCTCGCGGGTCATGCCCTGCGCCTCGGCCGGGGACTTCTCGCCCTCGCTCTTCTCCTCGCCGCCCAGGCCGCCCGTGAGGTTCTTCAGCTGTCCCCCCACCATGCTCTTCACCATGAAGGCCATGGCCGCGCCTTCGGGGggccggggggccggggggcaGCGCGGCTCTGCAGCCGGGACAGCCGCGGTCACCCCGGGGTGCGGGTGTGGAAGATGGGGAACCCCCGAGGAGCGGGGTTAAGGGTGAGCTGGGGCGCCAGGGAGCCGAGGGATGGTCGGGGTGCCGGGATAGGGAATCACCGGGAGGCTGCGGATGGAGAGGCGGAGCGCCCGGCTAGGGAGCGGCTGGGGTTACCGGGATGTGCTCCTGGGCAGCTGGAGCGCTGAGATCCCGGGGGAATGGGGCAGAGGGCGGTGGAAGGGCCGGGATCGGGACACCGCGTTCGGAGGAGGTGGGAACCGGGGAGACGAGCTCCGGGGATGAGCAGAGCCCAGCGGAGCCGAGGTCGCGGGGAGCTGCGATGCGGGGTCGTGGAGGATGCGGGATCAGCAGAGCCAAGCTCACACAGTGCCGAATTCCCCAGGAGCCAGCATCAGCAGAGAGGGATTTCCCGGGAGGCGGAATAGCGAGTGATGAGAAGCCGGGGTCAGCAGAGCTGAGTGCCGGGGGAGCTGAGGTGCGGGTCAGGGGGGAGAGGGGCTCAGCGGGGATGAATTCCCGGGATAACGGAGAGCTGAGTGCCCGGGGTACCGGAGTACCGGGCGGTGGAGGAGCCAGGGACGGGGAGATGGGATCCCGGGGACCCGAGGCACGGGGTTATGGAGGAGATGGGGTCAGCGGGGATGACAGAGTACCGAATTCCCGAGGAGCCGCGACCAGCGGTCAGCGCAGCGGAGCTCCTGGGCCACTGGAGTACGGAGTTCCCGGGATGCCGGAGCACTGAGAGGCGGAGGAGCCGGGCTCAGCGGAGAAGAGTTCCCGGGAGGTGAGTTCCCGGGATGGCGGAGTCCGGAGCTCCAGGGATGCCGGCGTCAGCGGAGCGGAGTTGCCGGGATGCCGGGAGTCCGGGATGCCGGGATGCCGGGAGTCCGGGATGCCGGAGTGCCGAACTGCCGGGGTACCGGAGTCCGGGATGCCGGGGTACCGGAGTCCGGGATGCCGGGGTACCGGAGTCCGGGATGCCGGGGTACCCGAGTCCGGGATGCCGAAGCCGCTGCCGGGGTTTGCGCGGTcagcggggccgcgccgcccggcCGCCCATGGCGGAGCGGTCCCGgccgggagcggagcggagcggagcgggcgcTGTGGCACCGGGGCTCGCTCAGCTCCGGTGTGTGTGTCCCCGCACGGCGGCGGCAGCACCGCCTCCCGCctctcccggccccgccgcctccccccgGTCAAGCCGCCCTCCGCcgggcggagccgccgccgTCCCGACCCACCCCGGGGCACCGCGAGTGGGAAGAAGGGGCCCCAGAGCTCCCCGGGGACACCGGGTGGATGGAGCCACTGTGGGGGCTGCGGGGAGCCCCCCGAACACCCTTCCCTCCGTGATTCCCggctgctccatcccacccCGGCGCCCTTTCTCCCACTCTGTTCCCCATCCTTCGGGTCTGGCAGGAGGAAAAGCCAGGCTTGACACTCGGAACAAGCCATATGTACCAGCACCACTCACAACTGTTGTTTGCTCATCCATCCAAGGGCTGGTGCTCAAAAGTTCCCTTTATCCTATTAATGATATCCCTGGAATATTCCCATCCCTCGAAGCATCCAAGGCcgggctggacagggcttggagcaacctgggatagtggaaagtgtccctgctcatggcaggggttggagcTTGGGAGAGCTTTATGGTCCCTTCTGATTCCAGCCAATCTGCAACTCTgtgatttttatattaattaatacTAAAGCTGCTCTCAGCCCCCAGAGCACAGGCACAAAGGCGTTCATTGATCACCTAAATCAGGAGGATGGAGCGGGCATTGATTGTGTTGCATCATTCCCTGGCTCTCTCCAACCCCACTCCCactcctgctcttccctttgaCTGCAGCCGCATTCCAGGCCTTGGGGAGTGAGCAATTAATGGCATCAGCAACGCACCTCCCTTCCAGATGGCCAGCCTGGCTTTAACAGacatttctcccttttttcttcttccctcctgAAAAATGAGCGCGGATCCA
This genomic stretch from Taeniopygia guttata chromosome 10, bTaeGut7.mat, whole genome shotgun sequence harbors:
- the CPLX3 gene encoding complexin-3 produces the protein MAFMVKSMVGGQLKNLTGGLGGEEKSEGEKSPAEAQGMTREEYEEYQRQLVEEKMERDAQFAQRKAERATVRSHFRDKYRLPKNETDDNQIQLVGGDVELPKELAKMIEQDNEEEEEKNSVIGQLSNIQNLDLDSLKDKASATLEDLKQSAEKCSVM